CGGCACCCTGGCTTCCGCCGCGTCAGCCTGACGCATACGGAAGTTGCCAAGCCCGCTGTTCCAGCATTATGCTCGGTACCTGCATATCATGATGAGGAACTTACGTAGGCTGTATGGAACGACGGATTACCGACAACATCGATAAACTCATGCGCGTGCTGCCTATCAATATCAATTACGCGCTAGAAGAGCACGGTGATAATAACAATCTCCTAGAAGTCGTCATGGACCTGGGTCGTGTACCTACGGCTCGTTATGTAAATGGCGAAGTTGTCCTCTCTGACAAAGAAATAACCCGCGAAGACCTGGATAAAATGGCTGCCCGCATCGGTGAATTTGATGCGGATAACCGCGCCGGTATGGAGCGTACCCTGCATCGTATCAGCGCCATCCGCAACCGTAAGGGCGAAATTATCGGCGTGACCTGCCGTATTGGGCGCGCGGTTTATGGGACAATTGACATCATAGAAGACCTGGTGAAATCAGGTCGTAGTGTGTTGATGCTGGGTGCGCCTGGCGTCGGCAAGACGACGATGCTGCGCGAAGTCGCGCGTGTCCTTGCAGAAGAAAAGCGTGTTGTCATCGTAGATACTTCTAACGAAATTGGTGGCGATGGTGATGTGCCGCATCCGGCAGTGGGTAAAGCCCGCCGGATGCAGGTTAGCCACCCGGAACGCCAGCACGAAGTCATGATTGAAGCGGTTGAAAACCACAACCCAGAAGTCATCGTGATCGACGAGATTGGCCGCGAGATGGAAGCCATGGCGGCCCGCACTATTGCGGAACGCGGCGTCCAACTCATCGGCACTGCTCATGGTAACACGATGGAAAACCTGATGCTGAACCCGACACTGAGCGATCTCGTCGGCGGCATCGAATCAGTCACGCTCAGTGACGATGAAGCGCGTCGCCGGGGCACCCAGAAGACGGTTTTGGAGCGTCGCAGCCCACCAACCTTTGAAATCCTGGTGGAAATCCGCGACCGCGATACACTCTCTGTGCACAACGATGTCGCGGAATCGGTGGATTCGATCCTTCGGGGTCGCCCGTTACCGATTGAAACGCGTCAACGTCGCTCAGATGGCACTATTGATAAGCACGAAGAAGCG
The Phototrophicus methaneseepsis DNA segment above includes these coding regions:
- a CDS encoding R3H domain-containing nucleic acid-binding protein; the encoded protein is MERRITDNIDKLMRVLPININYALEEHGDNNNLLEVVMDLGRVPTARYVNGEVVLSDKEITREDLDKMAARIGEFDADNRAGMERTLHRISAIRNRKGEIIGVTCRIGRAVYGTIDIIEDLVKSGRSVLMLGAPGVGKTTMLREVARVLAEEKRVVIVDTSNEIGGDGDVPHPAVGKARRMQVSHPERQHEVMIEAVENHNPEVIVIDEIGREMEAMAARTIAERGVQLIGTAHGNTMENLMLNPTLSDLVGGIESVTLSDDEARRRGTQKTVLERRSPPTFEILVEIRDRDTLSVHNDVAESVDSILRGRPLPIETRQRRSDGTIDKHEEALKLESSRLSKNGGGPDKSNGVQRTRMVRSNQDAPISRKEKMDLAPDHRSDLTLKTVYAYGVARNRLVQAAKRLNVPLEVSEHMGEAQAVVTLKSYYRNRPKAVSDAEKQGKPLYVLRANTVSQMENFLVDLFKLEERKAEDDPFDEAILEAEQAIMRIRSGQDAVVDLAPQVSEVRKQQHRLARRAQLTSRSHGDEPKRHVRIYGDAV